A single Tumebacillus sp. BK434 DNA region contains:
- the leuS gene encoding leucine--tRNA ligase produces MSERRYVPADIEQKWQTHWEETKAFATENDPNKPYYYTLEQFPYPSGRLHMGHVRVYTIGDVVARFKKQHGYNVLHPMGWDAFGMPAENYAIKHGVHPNVSTYENIEFMKQQQKELGTSYDWSRELATCSPEYYKWTQWLFQLFYERDLAYKKKAAVNWCPECSTVLANEQVENGGCWRCGTEVVKKDLEQWFFRITEYADRLLNDLDNLPGWPDKVKTMQKNWIGKSTGADITYQIDGTDATVTVFTTRPDTLFGVSYLVLAPEHELVGKLIAGQDNEAAVKAFVDEVRKASEIERTSTDAEKKGIHIGASAIHPLTGAKLPILIANYVLPDYGTGAVMGVPAHDERDFEFATKYELPIPVVIEPAGGLPETLTAAITEDGTLINSGDFNGLHNREALVKIVEKLEGMGVGKMTTSFRLRDWLISRQRYWGAPIPMISCDSCGTVPVPKDQLPVLLPEHVDFGVKGKSPLATNEEFVNTTCPSCGGAAKRETDTMDTFIDSSWYYLRYISAQDDTKVFDTEAVNKWLPVDKYIGGIEHAVLHLLYSRFFTKVLYDAGLVNFEEPFESLLTQGMVVLNGAKMSKSKGNVVSPEEIIEKYGADTARVFMLFAAPPDRDLEWSDTGIEGAHRFLSRVWRLVESHADIIAAGGTPNIVGEAEKKMRMAMHAAIKKVSEDIGERYQFNTAISAIMELVNAIYAYPEAADAALKAQAIETAVRLLYPAAPHITSELWEMMGKQESLIRVDWPQYDESALVLDEIEYVVQINGKVRDKLVFPAAATREEVEAAVMSSEKVHALIEGKAIKKVIVVPNKLVNLVIA; encoded by the coding sequence ATGAGCGAACGACGCTATGTACCTGCAGACATCGAACAAAAATGGCAAACTCATTGGGAAGAAACCAAGGCTTTTGCGACCGAAAACGACCCGAACAAACCGTATTACTACACGCTGGAGCAATTCCCGTATCCGTCGGGCCGCCTGCACATGGGCCACGTCCGCGTGTACACGATCGGCGATGTTGTCGCCCGCTTTAAGAAACAGCACGGTTACAACGTGCTGCACCCGATGGGCTGGGATGCCTTCGGGATGCCAGCGGAGAACTACGCGATCAAGCATGGCGTGCATCCGAACGTCTCCACCTACGAAAACATCGAGTTCATGAAGCAGCAGCAAAAGGAACTCGGCACGTCCTACGACTGGTCCCGCGAACTGGCGACCTGCTCGCCGGAGTACTACAAGTGGACGCAATGGCTGTTCCAGCTGTTCTATGAGCGCGATCTGGCCTACAAGAAAAAAGCGGCCGTCAACTGGTGCCCGGAATGCTCGACGGTGCTGGCGAACGAACAGGTGGAAAACGGCGGCTGCTGGCGCTGCGGCACCGAGGTGGTCAAGAAGGACCTCGAACAATGGTTCTTCCGCATCACCGAGTACGCTGACCGCCTGCTGAACGATCTCGACAATCTGCCGGGCTGGCCGGACAAAGTCAAAACGATGCAGAAGAACTGGATCGGCAAGAGCACCGGCGCCGACATCACCTATCAGATCGACGGCACCGACGCGACAGTCACCGTCTTCACCACCCGCCCGGACACCTTGTTCGGCGTCTCCTACCTGGTGCTGGCGCCGGAGCATGAGCTGGTCGGCAAGCTGATCGCAGGCCAGGACAACGAAGCGGCGGTCAAGGCGTTCGTCGACGAAGTGCGCAAAGCGTCCGAGATCGAGCGCACCTCGACCGACGCGGAGAAGAAAGGCATCCACATCGGCGCGTCGGCGATCCATCCGCTGACCGGCGCGAAGCTGCCGATCCTGATCGCCAACTACGTGCTACCCGACTACGGCACCGGCGCTGTGATGGGCGTTCCTGCGCACGATGAGCGCGACTTCGAATTCGCGACCAAGTACGAACTGCCGATCCCGGTCGTCATCGAGCCGGCGGGGGGCCTGCCGGAAACGCTGACGGCGGCGATCACCGAAGACGGCACGCTCATCAACTCCGGCGACTTCAACGGCCTGCACAACCGCGAGGCGCTGGTCAAGATCGTCGAGAAGCTGGAAGGCATGGGCGTGGGCAAGATGACCACTTCGTTCCGCCTGCGCGACTGGCTGATCTCTCGCCAACGCTACTGGGGCGCGCCGATCCCGATGATCTCCTGCGACTCCTGCGGCACCGTGCCGGTACCGAAAGATCAGCTGCCGGTGCTGCTGCCGGAACACGTCGACTTCGGCGTGAAAGGCAAGTCGCCGCTGGCGACGAACGAGGAATTTGTCAACACGACCTGCCCGTCCTGCGGCGGTGCGGCGAAGCGCGAGACCGACACGATGGATACGTTCATCGACTCCTCGTGGTACTACCTGCGCTACATCTCCGCACAGGATGACACGAAAGTATTTGACACCGAAGCGGTCAACAAATGGCTGCCGGTCGACAAGTACATCGGCGGCATCGAACATGCGGTGCTGCACCTGCTGTACTCCCGCTTCTTCACGAAGGTGCTGTACGATGCCGGTCTGGTCAACTTCGAAGAGCCGTTCGAAAGCCTGCTCACCCAGGGCATGGTCGTGCTGAACGGCGCGAAGATGTCGAAGTCGAAAGGCAACGTCGTCTCGCCGGAAGAGATCATCGAGAAGTACGGCGCCGACACCGCGCGCGTGTTCATGCTGTTCGCAGCGCCGCCGGATCGCGATCTGGAGTGGAGCGACACCGGCATCGAAGGGGCGCACCGCTTCCTGAGCCGGGTGTGGCGTCTGGTCGAGTCGCACGCCGACATCATCGCGGCGGGCGGCACGCCGAACATCGTCGGTGAAGCGGAGAAGAAGATGCGCATGGCGATGCATGCGGCGATCAAGAAGGTCAGCGAAGACATCGGTGAGCGCTATCAGTTCAACACGGCGATCTCGGCGATCATGGAGCTGGTCAACGCGATCTACGCCTATCCGGAAGCAGCGGATGCGGCGCTGAAGGCGCAAGCGATCGAGACGGCGGTCCGCCTGCTCTACCCGGCTGCTCCGCACATCACCTCTGAGCTGTGGGAGATGATGGGCAAGCAGGAGTCGCTGATCCGAGTCGACTGGCCGCAATACGACGAGTCGGCGCTGGTGCTCGATGAGATCGAATATGTCGTCCAGATCAACGGGAAAGTCCGCGACAAGCTGGTCTTCCCGGCTGCAGCCACCCGCGAAGAGGTGGAAGCGGCGGTGATGAGCTCGGAGAAAGTTCACGCCCTGATCGAAGGCAAGGCGATCAAAAAAGTGATCGTGGTGCCGAACAAACTGGTCAACCTGGTCATCGCGTAA
- a CDS encoding D-alanine--D-alanine ligase, whose protein sequence is MKRKIRVGIVFGGMSGEHEVSINSARSVIENLDQNKFEILPIGIDKAGTWHVGLGAYHALGAPIPPQLLTDGVHEEQLAELVPVAQGAVLPMQSVGDIDVVLPILHGPFGEDGTVQGLFELLNLPYVGAGVLASAVGMDKAMMKKVFAEEGLNQARYEVVLRSAFEREPGAVVEQVEASLGYPCFIKPANLGSSVGISKAKNREELFDSLRLAAKYDRKLIIEEAVDGREIEVAVLGNEQPAASVAGEIVSSGEEFYDYNAKYIDGDSVMVIPAELTPKQSDEVRALALKAFQAIDGSGLSRVDFFLCRQTGEFLINEINTFPGFTIFSMYPKLWEVTGLPYDQLLEKLIELALERHEDKNRER, encoded by the coding sequence ATGAAACGGAAAATCAGAGTGGGGATCGTCTTTGGCGGCATGTCGGGCGAACACGAAGTCTCCATCAATTCTGCTCGATCAGTCATCGAGAATCTGGATCAGAACAAATTTGAAATCCTCCCGATCGGCATCGACAAGGCGGGCACGTGGCATGTCGGTCTCGGCGCTTATCATGCACTGGGTGCGCCGATCCCGCCGCAACTGCTCACCGATGGTGTGCACGAGGAACAGCTGGCCGAGCTGGTGCCGGTGGCGCAAGGCGCCGTCCTGCCGATGCAGTCGGTCGGTGACATAGATGTGGTGCTTCCGATCCTGCACGGCCCGTTTGGTGAAGACGGCACGGTGCAGGGGCTGTTTGAACTGCTCAACCTGCCGTATGTCGGCGCAGGTGTTCTGGCGTCGGCCGTCGGCATGGATAAAGCGATGATGAAGAAAGTGTTCGCCGAAGAAGGGCTGAACCAGGCGCGCTATGAAGTGGTGCTGCGCTCGGCGTTCGAGCGCGAGCCGGGCGCGGTCGTGGAGCAGGTGGAAGCGTCGCTCGGGTATCCGTGCTTCATCAAGCCGGCGAACCTCGGGTCGTCTGTCGGCATCTCCAAGGCGAAGAACCGCGAGGAGCTGTTCGACTCGCTGCGCTTGGCGGCGAAGTATGACCGCAAGCTGATCATCGAAGAAGCGGTCGACGGCCGTGAGATCGAAGTCGCCGTGCTGGGCAATGAGCAGCCGGCCGCCTCGGTGGCAGGTGAGATCGTCTCTTCCGGCGAGGAGTTCTACGACTACAACGCCAAATACATCGACGGCGACTCGGTGATGGTCATCCCGGCCGAGCTGACGCCGAAGCAGTCGGACGAAGTGCGCGCACTGGCGCTGAAGGCGTTTCAGGCGATCGACGGCTCGGGGCTGTCCCGCGTGGACTTCTTCCTGTGCCGCCAGACCGGCGAATTTTTGATCAATGAGATCAACACGTTCCCGGGCTTCACGATCTTCTCGATGTATCCGAAACTGTGGGAAGTGACCGGGCTGCCGTACGATCAATTGCTGGAGAAGCTGATTGAGTTGGCGCTCGAACGGCATGAAGACAAGAACCGTGAACGATAA
- a CDS encoding YqeG family HAD IIIA-type phosphatase produces the protein MMLEKFIPSLHLHTIYDIDLDKLQSKGIKGVITNLDNTLVEQDSTYANEQLTSWLQKIRDREMKVVIVSNNRELRVSSFARPLGIPFVYEARKPWGHPFSRALKLLHTTSRDTVVIGDQLLTDIVGGNRSGFFTIWVDPISEKEGWPTKVNRFIERQIYSYLKKKGYMPWDDHL, from the coding sequence ATGATGCTGGAAAAATTTATCCCGAGCCTTCATCTGCACACCATCTATGACATCGATTTAGACAAGCTGCAAAGCAAAGGGATCAAAGGCGTCATCACCAACCTCGACAACACGCTCGTCGAACAGGACAGCACCTACGCAAACGAACAGCTGACCTCCTGGCTGCAAAAGATCCGCGACCGCGAAATGAAAGTGGTGATCGTCTCCAACAACCGGGAGCTGCGCGTCTCCTCGTTCGCGCGGCCGCTTGGCATTCCATTCGTCTACGAGGCGCGCAAACCGTGGGGGCATCCCTTTTCCCGGGCCTTGAAGCTGCTCCACACCACCTCCCGCGACACGGTGGTGATCGGGGATCAGCTGCTGACCGACATCGTCGGCGGCAACCGGTCTGGCTTCTTTACGATCTGGGTCGATCCGATCTCGGAAAAAGAGGGCTGGCCGACGAAAGTAAATCGCTTTATTGAGCGCCAAATTTACAGCTATTTGAAGAAAAAGGGGTACATGCCATGGGACGATCACCTCTAG
- a CDS encoding LysM peptidoglycan-binding domain-containing protein, protein MFVHLVKKGETLPGIAHAYGVSAKGLQQTNGWVDDALVPGCSLLVPTPVPTTLLTYQVQTGDTVKKVANRFHMPERMLHAANLVTGETLKPGVCLTLPMPVLEKKTIEVNMRWEVQEEDLDLLTMDEATGSVSSVSVAYGIAESDGRLRLPPLLSRRLLAETRRAKAENLLLLTMADGEAAARLFSHLPSRRAFFSELRAVMQEHGFRGLHLELPQLKPALRPLVNGFVRELGLRVRRSGGMLYLGVPAHEHEEPEHPRTGAYDVPYLNHHVDRLVWNADEEFGRLDGPPMALAPLAPIKRSLRHALTMVPRRKLLLGLPFFGYDWALPFQPDQLPTLILHGHCDEEVLPPKQIQWDDRAMAPMFIYKNEVGETREVWYEDVRSIAAKLHLVSELGLAGISCLVHGSTLEAHWELLRDSFHISKTNVS, encoded by the coding sequence ATGTTTGTACATCTGGTCAAAAAAGGGGAAACCTTACCCGGCATCGCCCACGCCTACGGGGTGAGTGCCAAGGGGCTCCAACAGACGAACGGATGGGTCGACGACGCCTTGGTGCCGGGCTGCTCGCTCCTCGTGCCGACACCCGTGCCAACCACGCTGCTCACCTATCAAGTCCAAACGGGCGATACGGTCAAAAAGGTCGCCAATCGTTTTCATATGCCGGAGCGGATGCTGCACGCCGCCAATCTTGTCACGGGCGAGACGCTGAAGCCGGGCGTTTGTTTGACGTTACCGATGCCGGTGCTGGAGAAGAAGACGATCGAGGTCAACATGCGCTGGGAGGTGCAAGAAGAAGACCTCGACCTGCTGACGATGGATGAGGCGACAGGCAGCGTCTCCTCCGTCTCTGTCGCCTATGGCATCGCCGAGAGCGACGGGCGGCTGCGGTTGCCCCCGCTGCTTTCGCGCCGCCTGCTGGCCGAGACGAGACGGGCCAAGGCGGAGAACTTGCTCTTGCTCACGATGGCCGACGGGGAGGCGGCAGCTCGGCTGTTCAGCCATCTGCCGAGCCGCCGCGCCTTTTTCTCCGAACTGCGCGCGGTGATGCAGGAGCATGGCTTTCGCGGGCTGCATCTGGAACTGCCGCAGTTGAAGCCCGCCCTGCGCCCGCTGGTCAACGGTTTTGTCCGCGAGCTGGGGCTGCGCGTGCGGCGCTCCGGCGGGATGCTCTATCTCGGCGTGCCGGCGCATGAGCACGAGGAACCGGAACACCCGCGCACCGGGGCGTATGACGTGCCGTATCTTAACCATCACGTCGACCGGCTGGTCTGGAATGCAGACGAAGAGTTCGGACGGCTGGATGGACCGCCGATGGCGCTGGCGCCGCTGGCTCCGATCAAGCGGTCGCTGCGGCACGCGCTGACGATGGTGCCGCGCCGCAAACTGCTGCTCGGGCTGCCTTTTTTCGGCTACGACTGGGCGCTGCCGTTTCAGCCCGACCAGTTGCCGACGCTGATCCTGCACGGGCACTGCGACGAAGAGGTACTGCCGCCCAAGCAGATCCAGTGGGACGACCGGGCGATGGCGCCGATGTTCATCTACAAGAATGAAGTCGGCGAAACGCGGGAAGTCTGGTATGAGGATGTGCGCAGCATCGCAGCGAAGCTGCACCTCGTCTCGGAGCTCGGTCTCGCCGGCATCTCCTGCCTCGTCCACGGCAGCACGCTGGAAGCGCATTGGGAGCTGCTTCGCGACTCTTTCCATATTTCAAAGACTAATGTCTCCTGA
- the mntR gene encoding transcriptional regulator MntR — MLTSSMEDYLEKIYELMKEKGYARVSDIASSLSVQPSSVTKMIQKLDEKKLVTYEKYRGIVLTPRGEQLGKLMKQRHKMLEEFLRMLGVSEQTIQNDVEGIEHHVSPTTMDALNNLVLFFHQNQECLTEFNEFCKELEDLKEVDRDKQ; from the coding sequence ATGCTCACATCTAGCATGGAGGATTACCTGGAAAAGATCTATGAGCTGATGAAAGAGAAAGGGTACGCCCGGGTCTCGGACATCGCCTCCTCGCTGTCTGTGCAGCCGTCCTCTGTGACCAAAATGATCCAGAAGCTTGACGAAAAGAAGCTCGTCACCTATGAAAAATACCGCGGGATCGTCCTGACTCCGCGCGGCGAGCAGCTCGGCAAGCTGATGAAGCAGCGCCACAAGATGCTGGAGGAGTTCCTGCGCATGCTTGGCGTCTCGGAGCAGACGATTCAAAATGATGTCGAAGGCATCGAGCATCACGTCTCCCCGACCACGATGGACGCGCTGAACAACCTCGTGTTGTTCTTCCATCAGAATCAGGAGTGTCTGACCGAGTTTAATGAGTTCTGCAAAGAACTGGAGGATTTGAAAGAGGTAGACCGCGATAAACAGTGA
- a CDS encoding ComEA family DNA-binding protein encodes MQKKERTLLLVLLIGILLAGSVYLYGGQDDLQAAQGVVLDQEPAQQPAQAAGKIKVHVKGAVNSPGVYQLPAGSRVIDAIEAAGGSKAGAQLDEINLAQALTDGGQVSVPDQPAEGKQAADQQSAAQAGKINLNTATLDQLDTLPGIGTIRAQAILDHRQSHGRFFQVDDLKQVSGLSAKLIDGLRDKVYVE; translated from the coding sequence ATGCAAAAGAAAGAACGCACGCTGCTCCTGGTGTTGCTGATCGGCATCCTGCTCGCCGGAAGCGTCTATCTCTACGGAGGCCAAGACGACCTGCAGGCCGCTCAAGGCGTGGTGCTGGATCAGGAACCCGCACAACAGCCCGCACAGGCGGCAGGGAAGATCAAGGTGCATGTGAAAGGCGCTGTGAACTCGCCGGGCGTGTACCAGTTGCCAGCAGGCTCCCGCGTGATCGACGCGATCGAAGCGGCCGGCGGCTCCAAGGCAGGAGCTCAGCTCGACGAGATCAACCTCGCCCAGGCGCTCACAGACGGTGGCCAAGTGTCTGTACCGGACCAGCCGGCCGAAGGAAAGCAGGCTGCTGACCAGCAGAGTGCCGCACAAGCCGGCAAAATCAACCTCAACACCGCCACGCTCGACCAGCTCGACACCCTCCCCGGCATCGGCACGATCCGCGCCCAAGCCATCCTCGACCACCGACAATCCCACGGCCGTTTCTTTCAAGTCGACGATCTCAAACAGGTATCCGGCCTCAGCGCCAAACTGATCGACGGGCTCCGCGACAAGGTCTACGTCGAATAG